In the genome of Myroides phaeus, one region contains:
- a CDS encoding tetratricopeptide repeat protein: MRNSFNEYKSYVSDFAADSVSLTEQAKSFIEANDYNDPNQWYKAYAICLLAVKEAKSNEVIEELYIQLNEDSNCVHSSMSLNAEDYATWFTDVRELNNLFINQGFIRAYGFQYELFLNARFSYKDDEIAKGYLQKGYELGDDLCTCHVGYSKYYGNLGYEKNQDEGLQLLQNIVAKTKIAAGELFLLNIEFRNCNSPEEGWQVIEKYSDLLHNQKKGLYVLADYYLREEQDAKAAEVLEEGIANKSAYSAYLLGMMCCNGRFESLGYTVERGRDLLDYAFDYGIVYSGFVLAYSYLYPLNGGERDFKTAIALLEKTVAYDSNEALLELATIRLYNEEYKDVEKAIGYLDRAIENGFDRAMSEKAFVLLDSGEVESNVVEAKALLEEATKLGSDYAPYRLGIAYQNTEFEDEPNYEKALEYFELSAERNNGMGLEYAGRYNRYGYAGEPNTEKAIAYYQQGIEQHGSNYCKVELAMMLERGEGLDANAEEAQALYIDALNNEYFFAALRLGFMSEDGVVGEPNLEEARKYFQIAADNDIAEGVYHLARFYRYGIGGDKNEEMAFELFEKALELGFVDANVDIALFYEEGVNGGEPNYAKAFEYMLEGAEAGFSYAQYKVGVYYSYGYLEERNSEEGKKWFEKAVENGSPLGMLALGDYYLYGYGPDQEYEKSFEYYKMAEERDYISEGIGICYQFGFGVEKDDKKAFQAYKAAAERHYDAAMFRLGLCYYYGNGVDKDLVEAFYYLKTVADNSYMDAVSYVGTMLIKGEGTDKDPEYGVSYLIQAAEAGIDSAQYELANCYLKGEGVPQSDEQAMQWYQQAAENGNEDAQKIVGGPRKRRR, encoded by the coding sequence ATGAGAAATTCTTTTAATGAATATAAAAGCTACGTAAGTGACTTTGCGGCTGATAGTGTATCACTAACAGAACAAGCAAAATCATTTATAGAAGCAAATGATTATAATGATCCTAATCAATGGTATAAAGCTTATGCAATATGTCTGTTAGCGGTTAAAGAAGCAAAAAGTAATGAAGTAATTGAAGAATTATATATTCAATTGAACGAAGATTCTAATTGTGTTCATAGCAGTATGTCTTTAAATGCAGAGGATTATGCTACTTGGTTTACAGATGTTAGAGAATTAAATAACTTATTTATAAATCAAGGTTTTATAAGAGCTTATGGTTTTCAATATGAGTTGTTTTTAAATGCTCGTTTTAGCTATAAAGATGATGAGATTGCAAAGGGATATTTACAAAAAGGATATGAATTAGGAGATGATCTATGTACTTGTCACGTAGGGTATAGTAAATATTATGGCAACTTAGGATATGAAAAGAATCAAGATGAAGGGTTGCAGTTGTTACAGAATATTGTAGCAAAGACAAAGATTGCTGCAGGGGAGTTGTTTTTATTGAATATTGAGTTTCGCAATTGTAATTCTCCAGAGGAAGGATGGCAGGTTATTGAAAAATATTCAGACTTATTACACAATCAAAAGAAAGGATTGTATGTTTTAGCTGATTATTATTTAAGAGAAGAGCAAGATGCTAAAGCTGCAGAAGTATTAGAGGAAGGAATTGCTAATAAAAGTGCTTATTCAGCTTATTTATTAGGAATGATGTGCTGTAATGGACGATTTGAAAGTTTGGGATATACTGTTGAAAGAGGGCGTGATTTACTTGATTATGCTTTCGATTACGGAATTGTATATAGTGGTTTTGTACTTGCGTATAGCTATTTGTATCCTCTAAATGGAGGAGAAAGAGACTTTAAAACTGCAATTGCTTTATTAGAGAAAACAGTTGCTTATGACTCAAATGAAGCTTTGTTAGAATTGGCAACTATTCGTCTGTACAATGAGGAATATAAAGATGTTGAAAAAGCAATAGGATATTTAGATAGAGCAATTGAGAACGGCTTTGATAGAGCAATGTCTGAAAAGGCTTTTGTTTTGTTAGATTCAGGAGAGGTAGAAAGCAATGTAGTAGAAGCAAAAGCTTTGTTAGAAGAGGCTACTAAATTAGGAAGTGATTATGCGCCTTACCGCTTAGGTATTGCTTATCAAAATACAGAGTTTGAAGATGAACCAAACTATGAGAAGGCACTTGAGTATTTTGAACTGTCTGCTGAAAGAAATAATGGAATGGGATTGGAATATGCAGGTAGGTATAATCGTTATGGATATGCAGGAGAACCTAATACAGAAAAGGCAATTGCTTATTATCAACAAGGAATAGAACAGCACGGATCTAACTACTGTAAAGTTGAGTTGGCTATGATGTTGGAGAGAGGTGAAGGTTTAGATGCTAATGCTGAGGAGGCACAAGCTTTATATATTGATGCTTTAAACAATGAGTATTTCTTTGCTGCCTTGCGTTTAGGGTTTATGAGTGAAGATGGTGTTGTAGGAGAACCAAACTTAGAGGAAGCTCGTAAGTATTTCCAGATTGCTGCAGATAATGATATTGCAGAGGGAGTTTATCATTTAGCACGTTTCTACCGTTATGGAATAGGAGGTGATAAAAATGAAGAAATGGCTTTTGAATTATTTGAGAAAGCATTAGAACTTGGTTTTGTAGATGCTAATGTTGACATCGCTTTGTTCTATGAAGAAGGTGTAAATGGTGGTGAACCAAATTACGCTAAAGCATTTGAATATATGCTGGAAGGAGCAGAAGCAGGTTTTAGTTATGCACAATATAAAGTTGGTGTTTACTATTCTTATGGTTATTTAGAAGAAAGAAATAGTGAAGAAGGAAAGAAATGGTTTGAAAAAGCTGTAGAAAATGGTTCGCCTTTAGGAATGTTAGCTTTAGGGGACTATTATTTATATGGTTATGGACCTGATCAAGAATATGAGAAGTCTTTTGAATATTACAAAATGGCTGAGGAGAGAGATTATATTTCAGAGGGAATAGGTATTTGTTATCAGTTTGGTTTTGGAGTTGAAAAAGATGATAAAAAAGCTTTCCAAGCATATAAAGCAGCGGCTGAGCGTCATTATGATGCAGCAATGTTTAGATTGGGATTATGTTACTACTATGGTAATGGTGTAGATAAGGATTTAGTAGAGGCATTTTACTACTTAAAAACAGTTGCTGACAATAGCTATATGGATGCAGTAAGTTATGTTGGAACAATGCTTATCAAAGGAGAAGGAACAGATAAAGATCCTGAATATGGGGTAAGTTATTTAATTCAGGCAGCTGAGGCTGGTATTGACAGTGCGCAGTATGAATTAGCAAATTGTTATTTAAAAGGAGAGGGTGTTCCTCAAAGTGATGAGCAAGCAATGCAATGGTATCAGCAAGCAGCTGAAAATGGAAATGAAGATGCTCAAAAAATTGTAGGAGGACCTCGTAAAAGAAGAAGATAA
- a CDS encoding HSP90 family protein, with protein MEDKKQYQFQVNMKGMIELLSEHIYSSPTVFIRELLQNGMDAVTVRKGIDEQFKGAINVTFEGDRLIFQDNGVGLTQEDVHQFLSVIGQSSKRGELADKDLIGKFGIGLLSCLVVSEAIVVESRSLYREESVRWTGRADGTYNVEMIDLLPEVGTKVILDAKKAWKSLFKKDEVKQNILFYGSALPIEVNLIENGEVDQILNGNPVWLDPESTKEELLAYGKEVFKTKFLDVFRLQSDAGELQGVAFIIPNKVNTTATKEHKIFLKRMYLCDQASNLLPEWTSFVRCVINANALQPTASRESLMNNTVLQETKKELSICFKDYLKSLSLTDIDTLEKIINIHHMFIKALAASDSEIMNLFEDYLPFETNQGMLAFGDIKESVDKIYFTPSLDDFRQIRRIAGSQKKLVINAAYSYETDLIEKIKRSHPELSIEKINPNDILEEFEDAVESEELIEKFVLEANKILKKHFCRAEVKRFEPKDTTAIYIANEDAIASKNIQSLSQTSNPFASTLHHFKKKEEVMPTLCFNQQSDLVTKIMHIDDPELFEALINVLYVQALMLGGYTINKKEMDTFNDALYQFMILGMSNFLPKF; from the coding sequence ATGGAAGATAAGAAACAATATCAGTTTCAAGTAAATATGAAAGGAATGATAGAATTGTTGTCAGAGCATATTTATAGCTCGCCAACAGTTTTTATCAGGGAATTATTGCAAAATGGAATGGATGCTGTTACTGTACGCAAAGGTATAGATGAACAGTTTAAAGGGGCTATTAATGTTACTTTTGAAGGTGATCGATTAATATTCCAAGACAATGGTGTTGGACTAACACAAGAGGATGTTCACCAATTTTTATCTGTGATTGGACAGAGTTCTAAAAGAGGTGAATTAGCAGATAAAGACTTAATAGGAAAGTTTGGTATTGGTCTGTTATCTTGTTTAGTAGTGAGTGAGGCTATTGTTGTTGAATCTCGTTCTCTTTATAGAGAGGAGTCTGTTCGTTGGACTGGTAGAGCTGATGGTACTTATAATGTTGAAATGATTGACTTACTTCCAGAGGTTGGAACAAAGGTAATCTTGGATGCAAAGAAGGCTTGGAAGTCCTTGTTTAAAAAAGATGAGGTTAAACAAAACATATTGTTTTACGGAAGTGCTTTACCAATTGAAGTAAATTTAATTGAGAACGGTGAAGTAGATCAAATATTAAATGGTAATCCTGTTTGGTTAGATCCAGAAAGTACAAAAGAAGAACTTTTAGCTTACGGAAAGGAAGTATTTAAAACAAAGTTTTTAGATGTTTTCCGATTACAGTCTGATGCAGGAGAACTACAAGGAGTTGCTTTTATTATTCCTAATAAGGTAAATACAACCGCTACAAAAGAGCATAAAATATTCTTGAAAAGAATGTATTTGTGTGATCAAGCAAGTAATTTATTGCCAGAGTGGACTTCTTTTGTACGTTGTGTAATTAATGCAAATGCATTACAACCAACAGCGTCAAGAGAGTCGTTAATGAATAATACGGTTCTTCAAGAAACGAAGAAAGAGTTGAGTATTTGTTTTAAAGACTATTTGAAGTCATTATCTCTAACGGACATTGACACGTTAGAAAAGATTATCAATATTCACCATATGTTTATTAAAGCATTGGCGGCATCTGATTCTGAGATAATGAACTTATTTGAGGATTATTTACCTTTTGAAACCAATCAAGGGATGCTTGCTTTTGGGGATATCAAAGAGTCTGTAGATAAAATATACTTTACACCTTCTTTAGATGATTTTAGACAGATAAGACGTATTGCAGGTTCTCAAAAGAAATTAGTGATTAATGCGGCTTATAGTTATGAAACAGATTTAATTGAAAAAATTAAGCGTAGTCATCCTGAGTTAAGCATAGAGAAAATTAATCCAAATGATATTCTGGAGGAGTTTGAAGATGCAGTTGAATCTGAAGAGTTGATTGAAAAGTTTGTATTAGAGGCTAATAAAATCTTGAAGAAGCATTTTTGTAGAGCTGAAGTTAAGCGCTTTGAACCAAAAGATACAACGGCTATCTATATTGCCAATGAGGATGCAATAGCGTCTAAGAATATTCAGAGTCTTTCTCAAACGTCAAATCCTTTTGCGTCGACTTTACATCATTTTAAGAAAAAAGAGGAAGTAATGCCGACGTTGTGTTTTAATCAACAAAGTGATTTGGTAACGAAAATTATGCATATTGACGATCCAGAGTTGTTTGAAGCATTAATCAATGTCTTGTACGTTCAAGCATTAATGTTGGGTGGATATACAATCAATAAAAAAGAGATGGATACGTTTAATGATGCGTTGTATCAGTTTATGATCTTAGGTATGTCTAATTTTTTACCTAAGTTTTAA